A single window of Kitasatospora sp. HUAS MG31 DNA harbors:
- a CDS encoding DUF1772 domain-containing protein, which produces MLGTLEVITTVLVGLMVGVEFSVAFVMNPIFNALPEDGNQLARSHGGRMLGAVMPFWYVGSLVLVAGWAVAGRHHHGIGLVVTAAALLIVSVIMSILLLVPINNRGRTWTPDNRPADWKRQMKRWDRFHYVRVAVIIAAFALLVAALA; this is translated from the coding sequence ATGCTCGGCACACTCGAGGTCATCACCACCGTGCTCGTCGGCCTGATGGTGGGGGTGGAGTTCTCCGTCGCCTTCGTCATGAACCCGATCTTCAACGCCCTCCCGGAGGACGGCAACCAGCTGGCCCGCTCCCACGGGGGCCGGATGCTCGGCGCCGTGATGCCGTTCTGGTACGTCGGCTCACTCGTCCTCGTCGCGGGCTGGGCGGTCGCGGGACGGCACCACCACGGCATCGGCCTCGTCGTCACCGCCGCCGCGCTGCTGATCGTCAGCGTGATCATGTCGATCCTGCTGCTCGTCCCGATCAACAACCGGGGCAGGACGTGGACCCCTGACAACCGGCCCGCCGACTGGAAGCGGCAGATGAAGCGCTGGGACCGCTTCCACTACGTCCGCGTCGCCGTCATCATCGCCGCCTTCGCCCTGCTGGTCGCCGCCCTGGCCTGA